A segment of the Verrucomicrobiia bacterium genome:
GGCTCTGCCGAATACCGGCAGGACCTGGTCGCCACTTTCTACTGGCGCTTCCTGCAGCGGGCGCCCACCGTTGCCGAAGTGAACGCTTACTCGCTCTTTCTTGGCGCCGGCGGTACTGACGAGCAACTGATCGACATCATTGCGGGTTCCGCTGCGTTTTAAATAGTCTGGAAGCGTCGCCGAACAAGTTCGGTTTTAGAGGCGTTTGAGGTGGAAGCCGCCATCGACATTGATGACCTCGCCGGTGCTGAAGGGGAGGAGGCCTTGAGCGATAGCGGCGACGGCTTTGCCAACATCTTCGGGGGAACCCCACCGCTTAATGGGAGTGAGACCCTCGGCAATCAAGCGGTCGTACCTTTCCCTGACCGGCGCCGTCATGTCGGTGGCAATGAGACCGGGCCGGATTTCGTACACATGGATGCCGTGCTCGGCGAGGCGCGCGGCGTAGAGGGGTGTGAGCATGGAGAGGGCGGCTTTGGCGATGCAGTAGTCGCCGCGATTGGTCGAGGGTGCGTAGGCGCTGATAGAGGAGATGGTGACAATAGAGGGCCGGCATGGGGCAGGCGGGCTGCCGGGCCGGCGCTGTTCGATCATCCAGCGCGCGACGAGTTGGGTGAGGAAATAAGGGCCTTTGACGTTAACATTCATCAAGCGATCGAAGCTGTCTTCACCGGCATCGAGGATGTCGCTGCGGGTTTCGGGCGCGACACCGGCGTTGTTAACGAGAAGGTCGATCCGGCCAAAGGCTGTTTTGACAAACTCGACCAGTTTAAGGCGGTCGGCTGCGGTTGAAATATCGGCCTGGCAGGTTTCGGCCCGGATGATTTTGCCCTCAGCCTTGGCAATGCGGAGGCAGTCCGACCGTGTTTGCTGGGCGGCGGTGGCGTTGGCAACGTAATTGATGGCCAAATCGCAGCCGAGTCTGGCCAATTCGAGGGCGACGCCGCGTCCGATACCACGGGAAGCGCCTGTGACGAGGGCAACCGCGTTCATGGGGATAGGATAGGGCGGGAGGCGGGAAGAAAAAGGATTATGTTGGAAAAGCTGCGGGCTCGCGCAAGCGGTACAGCCGACTTCCAGCACAGCCAGCCGGCGTTAGGGAGTGCACGGAGGGCAGTGCCGCAAAGTTGCTTCTTTCTTTGATCATCTCTCGCGCATAAAGTTTATGCCGCACTCATGCAGCAGAATTTAAACGATTATTCCTCGAACCGGCCTCCTGCCTGGAGGCACTCGCGCTACGGATTTGCGGCCTTTTGGCTGCTGTCCATGGTCGTGGGCTGGCTGGCCTTGCGGCTTGTCCTGTTCTTTGCCTTCCGTCCGGCAGGGCTGTCGGTATCGGAGGACGCCCTGGCTTTTCTGGTTGGACTGGAGCGCGATTTTCTGACGGCGCTGTTGCTCACGTTGCCGCTTTTGTTTTGGCTCGCTGTGAGGTCCGAGACGCGCCTAAAATCGAGATTTTATCGGGCGCTCTTCTGGGCAACTTCGTTTGTATTCTGGTTTGGCGGCATCTTCCTGTTGTTTGTTGAGTATTTCTTTTTTGAGGAATTCAGGTCGCGGTTCAACACGGTGGCGATCGATTACGTGTTGTTTCCGCGCGAGGTGTTCGTGAACATCTGGGAATCGTATCACGTGGCCGTGGTTTTAGGGGTTTGCGAGGTGTTGGCCCTGGTTTGGCTGATGGTTGCGCGCAAGCTCTTTCCGCGCCTGTGGGAACGCCCGTTTAGCGCCAGGGGCCGCTTGCTCCACTTGGGCGCCGGCCTGGCAGTGGCGGCCCTGCTTCTACCGACCGTTCACATCAATGGCGTTCGGGTGAGCAATGACAGGAGCCTGAATGAGATCGCCAATAACGATCTGCTGTCCCTCGTGGACGCCGCCTGGACGCATAATCTGGACTACTCGGCTTTTTACAAAACTATGGGCCGCGGCGAGGCCTACGAGCGCGCGCGCAAGTTGCTGGCTGAAAAAGGCGCGGAGTTCGTCGAGGCCGGCGATTCCATTCGGCGTCGTGTTGCCGGGGCCTCGACCCGCCCGCGATTGAATGTGGTTATTTTCCTCGAAGAGAGCCTCGGCTCGGAGTTTTGGGGGTGCCTGGGGCGGACCAATCAGAGCCTCACCCCGGAGATGGACAAGCTTGCCACCCAGGAGAGCCTTTTGTTTACCAACATTTATGCCTCCGGCAACCGCACCGTGCGTGGGATGGAGGGTGTTCTTTCATCGTTTCCGCCCTTGCCGGGGGATTCGATTGTCAAACGAAACCTCTCGGACAACGTCGAAACCATCGCGCGAATCCTGAAGCGGGACGGCTACTCGACACTGTTTCTTTACGGTGGGCGAGGTTTATTTGATGACATGCGCTCTTTCGCCGTGCGCAACGGCTACGACCGCTTTATCGAAGAGAAGCATTTCGAACATCCCACGTTCACCACCATTTGGGGTGTGTGCGATGAAGACCTCTACGCCCGCTCGATTGAGGAGTTCCGGGCCCTGGCCCAGACTGGCCGGCCATTTTTTGCAACGATTCTGTCGGTTTCGAATCATAAGCCTTACACGTATCCCAAAGGGCGAATCCCCGAAGACCCCGAAGAGCGCCGGCGCGAAAACGCTGTCAAATACGCCGACTTTGCCCTGGGCAGATTCTTTCGCGAGGCCAGGCATGAGGCGTTCTGGACCAACACCATTTTTGTCGTGGTGGCGGACCACGGGGCGCGAGTGTATGGGGAGCAGAGCATACCTATTTTCTCGTATGAAATTCCCCTGGTGATTACCGGCCCTGCGGTAGTCAAACAGCCGGCGCGCATTCCGGAGTTAGGCTGTTCGCTGGACGTGGCGCCCACGGTGCTGGGCCTCATCGGGCGGCCTTATGAGACGCTCTTTTTTGGGCATGACCTCCTCAAATGCGGGCTAGGCGATGGGCGCGCGTTTCTGAATCACAATCGGGACATTGGGATGCTGAGCGGTGAGAGAATGGTTGTGCTGGGTCTCATGAAGACCGTTGAATTCTACTCCGGCGATCCGAAGCGGGTGCAAATGAAACCGCTCACGCGGCCAGGGGATTCAGACCGGGAGCTGGAGAACAATGCCATAGCCATCTTTCAGGTGGCTGATGACCTTTACATGCATCAGCGCTATCACCTGGACACGAGCGCCAAGGTGGCCCGAGCGGCGCAGCCCAATTAGAGTCATTGAACCGTTGGGCCCGACAAGGAAAGTCTTAAGCGTCAGCAGCGAACAGCCCCTCTCCCTAACCCTCTCCTCGCAGACGGGGAGAGGGAACCTGGCGCAGTGCGCGGTTTCAGTGTGCGGCGGCCGGTAGACGCTCACGCCCCCTCTCCTCCAAAGGAGGAGAGGGGGAATCCGGCCCGCTCGCCGCGGAAACCAAATGCATCGTTCCGGCTCAGCCGGGAGGAAAACCTTCGGCTAGGGTCGCCGTCCCCTGGCCAGGCCCATGATCACGGAGATCAAAAAGACGGCCAGGAAGATATAGAATAGCACCTGCGCAATGCCGGCTGCTGTTCCTGCGATGCCACCGAAACCAAAGATCGCCGCGATAATGGCGATTACCAAGAATGTTAATGCCCATCCTAACATGGTTAAACCTCTGTCACCCTTCCCATGCAATCCATCGGGTTTGTCCCTACTTTTGAACTTTTGAACTATTGAATCATTCGACTCTTGCAAGCCAGGCGGCTCCGGTTCAGGCTCTTGGAAATCATATGCAAATGAACCGCCGTAATTTTGTAACAACGGCTGGCATTGGAGCGCTGGCCAGCCCCTCTTTACTGGCTCTAGGCCAGGCGCCGCAGGTGCTGGTCCGCAAGAGCGCGCGGCCTTTAGTGATGTCGTCCGCCAACGGGAATATTTCGAAAGATAGCGCCGGGCAGACCTGTGTGACCAAGGCTTTTGAAATGATAACGCGCGGCGGGGATGTGCTCGATGCGGTGGTGGCGGGGGTGAATATCGTGGAGTTGGACCCGGAAGACACCAGCGTCGGTTACGGCGGATTGCCCAATGCCGATGGGGTCGTGCAACTGGATGCGTCCGTCATGCATGGGCCAACAAAAAAGGCCGGCGCCGTTGCCTGCATCGAGGGGGTGCGGACTCCGTCGCTGGTAGCCAAGAAGGTGATGGAAGAGACGGACCACCTGCTGCTGGTGGGCGCCGGGGCGCAGCAGTTCGCGCGCAATCTCGGGTTCAAGATCGAAGAGGACTTGAACACGGACAAGTCCCGCAAGCTCTGGCTCGATTGGAAGCATCGAACCGACCCGGAACATTACCCGGACCCAAAGGAGCGGGCCGAGGCCGGGCACAGGGCGGGCCTGCAGATGGTGGCCGAGGGGTTGATCGACCCGAACCATTTCTACGGGACAATCAATTGCAACGGCCTGAACGCCAAAGGCGAGTTGGCTGGGGTCACGACGACCAGCGGGCTGGCCTGGAAAATCCCAGGGCGCGTCGGGGACTCGCCTATTTTTGGTGCGGGATTGTACGTCGATGGCGATGTGGGAGCGGCAGGGTCCACGGGGCGAGGCGAGGCCAATCTGTATTCGCTGAATTCATTTTGGGTAGTGGAGTTGATGCGCGCGGGGACCTCGCCGAAGGACGCGTGCATGGCCGCATTGAAACGGGTGGTGGCCAACACGATCGAGAAGCGGTTGCTGCGCAGTGACGGCAAGCCCAATTTCAACATTAGCTATTACGCCATGAACCGGAACGGCGATTATGCCGGGGCGACGCTCTACTCGATGGGGGGCAAAAAGCCGGTGCAGTATGCGGTCTGCACGGAGAACGGGCCGGAGTTTGTGACGATGGACGCCATGTTCGAGGGAGAAGCGGAGTAGGGGCGGGGGAGCGGGCGGAGCAATCTGAGCAGGCGGAGGCATCAGCGTCATTGGCTTTCCTGGGGTCCCGAACGTCGAACATCGAACGTCGAACTGGCTCATCTGGTC
Coding sequences within it:
- a CDS encoding 3-ketoacyl-ACP reductase; the protein is MNAVALVTGASRGIGRGVALELARLGCDLAINYVANATAAQQTRSDCLRIAKAEGKIIRAETCQADISTAADRLKLVEFVKTAFGRIDLLVNNAGVAPETRSDILDAGEDSFDRLMNVNVKGPYFLTQLVARWMIEQRRPGSPPAPCRPSIVTISSISAYAPSTNRGDYCIAKAALSMLTPLYAARLAEHGIHVYEIRPGLIATDMTAPVRERYDRLIAEGLTPIKRWGSPEDVGKAVAAIAQGLLPFSTGEVINVDGGFHLKRL
- a CDS encoding LTA synthase family protein gives rise to the protein MQQNLNDYSSNRPPAWRHSRYGFAAFWLLSMVVGWLALRLVLFFAFRPAGLSVSEDALAFLVGLERDFLTALLLTLPLLFWLAVRSETRLKSRFYRALFWATSFVFWFGGIFLLFVEYFFFEEFRSRFNTVAIDYVLFPREVFVNIWESYHVAVVLGVCEVLALVWLMVARKLFPRLWERPFSARGRLLHLGAGLAVAALLLPTVHINGVRVSNDRSLNEIANNDLLSLVDAAWTHNLDYSAFYKTMGRGEAYERARKLLAEKGAEFVEAGDSIRRRVAGASTRPRLNVVIFLEESLGSEFWGCLGRTNQSLTPEMDKLATQESLLFTNIYASGNRTVRGMEGVLSSFPPLPGDSIVKRNLSDNVETIARILKRDGYSTLFLYGGRGLFDDMRSFAVRNGYDRFIEEKHFEHPTFTTIWGVCDEDLYARSIEEFRALAQTGRPFFATILSVSNHKPYTYPKGRIPEDPEERRRENAVKYADFALGRFFREARHEAFWTNTIFVVVADHGARVYGEQSIPIFSYEIPLVITGPAVVKQPARIPELGCSLDVAPTVLGLIGRPYETLFFGHDLLKCGLGDGRAFLNHNRDIGMLSGERMVVLGLMKTVEFYSGDPKRVQMKPLTRPGDSDRELENNAIAIFQVADDLYMHQRYHLDTSAKVARAAQPN
- a CDS encoding DUF1328 domain-containing protein translates to MLGWALTFLVIAIIAAIFGFGGIAGTAAGIAQVLFYIFLAVFLISVIMGLARGRRP
- a CDS encoding N(4)-(beta-N-acetylglucosaminyl)-L-asparaginase, which gives rise to MNRRNFVTTAGIGALASPSLLALGQAPQVLVRKSARPLVMSSANGNISKDSAGQTCVTKAFEMITRGGDVLDAVVAGVNIVELDPEDTSVGYGGLPNADGVVQLDASVMHGPTKKAGAVACIEGVRTPSLVAKKVMEETDHLLLVGAGAQQFARNLGFKIEEDLNTDKSRKLWLDWKHRTDPEHYPDPKERAEAGHRAGLQMVAEGLIDPNHFYGTINCNGLNAKGELAGVTTTSGLAWKIPGRVGDSPIFGAGLYVDGDVGAAGSTGRGEANLYSLNSFWVVELMRAGTSPKDACMAALKRVVANTIEKRLLRSDGKPNFNISYYAMNRNGDYAGATLYSMGGKKPVQYAVCTENGPEFVTMDAMFEGEAE